A genomic region of Vitreoscilla filiformis contains the following coding sequences:
- a CDS encoding CmpA/NrtA family ABC transporter substrate-binding protein, protein MNTSAKATPTVETAGLSRRQMLHNAGAAAVASLLPMGGVWAQGSDKPEKEEVRIGFIPLTDCASIVMASVLGFDKKYGVKITPTKEASWAGVRDKLVNGELDMAHVLYGLVYGVHLGIGGPKKDMAVLMTLNNNGQAITLSKALADKGAVDGPSLAKFMAANPREYTFAGTFPTGTHAMWMHYWLASFGINPLSGAKLITVPPPQMVANMRVGNMDGFCVGEPWNHRAILDGIGITANTTQDIWKDHPEKVLGCTGEFVKKYPNTARAVMMAVLEAGKWIDANLANKTKMAETVAAKAYINTSVDAINQRILGRYQNGLGKTWDDPNHMKFFNDGAVNFPYLSDGMWFLTQHKRWGLLKDHPDYLAVAKQINQVDLYKQVASAMKVSVPKDVMRTSKLIDGVVWDGKDPKKYADSFKIKA, encoded by the coding sequence ATGAACACCTCCGCCAAAGCCACACCCACCGTTGAAACCGCTGGGCTGTCGCGCCGCCAAATGCTGCACAACGCCGGCGCTGCCGCCGTGGCCTCTTTGCTGCCCATGGGTGGCGTCTGGGCCCAAGGCTCGGACAAACCCGAAAAAGAGGAAGTCCGCATCGGCTTCATTCCGCTGACGGATTGCGCCAGCATCGTGATGGCCAGCGTGCTCGGTTTCGACAAAAAGTACGGCGTCAAAATCACCCCGACCAAAGAAGCCTCTTGGGCCGGCGTGCGCGACAAACTCGTCAACGGCGAGCTGGACATGGCCCACGTGCTCTACGGCTTGGTCTACGGCGTGCATCTGGGCATCGGCGGGCCGAAGAAAGACATGGCCGTGCTGATGACCCTCAACAACAACGGCCAAGCCATCACGCTCTCCAAGGCGCTGGCGGACAAGGGCGCCGTCGATGGCCCCTCCCTGGCCAAATTCATGGCCGCCAACCCGCGTGAATACACCTTCGCCGGCACCTTCCCCACCGGCACCCACGCCATGTGGATGCACTACTGGCTGGCTTCGTTCGGCATCAACCCGCTGTCGGGCGCCAAGCTGATCACCGTGCCGCCGCCGCAAATGGTGGCCAACATGCGCGTGGGCAACATGGACGGCTTCTGCGTGGGTGAACCGTGGAACCACCGCGCCATCTTGGACGGCATCGGCATCACCGCCAACACCACCCAAGACATCTGGAAAGATCACCCCGAAAAGGTGCTGGGCTGCACGGGCGAATTCGTCAAGAAGTACCCCAACACCGCCCGCGCCGTGATGATGGCCGTGCTCGAAGCCGGCAAGTGGATCGACGCCAACCTGGCCAACAAAACCAAAATGGCCGAAACCGTGGCCGCCAAAGCCTACATCAACACCAGTGTGGACGCCATCAACCAGCGCATCCTGGGCCGCTACCAAAACGGCCTGGGCAAAACCTGGGACGACCCGAACCACATGAAGTTCTTCAACGACGGCGCCGTCAACTTCCCCTACCTGAGCGACGGCATGTGGTTCCTGACCCAGCACAAGCGCTGGGGCTTGCTCAAAGACCACCCGGATTACCTGGCCGTGGCCAAGCAGATCAACCAAGTCGATCTGTACAAACAAGTGGCTTCGGCGATGAAGGTCAGCGTGCCCAAGGACGTGATGCGCACCAGCAAGCTGATCGACGGCGTGGTTTGGGACGGCAAAGACCCCAAGAAATACGCCGACAGTTTCAAGATCAAGGCCTGA
- the ntrB gene encoding nitrate ABC transporter permease, with protein MVSAVFHSPMSHTSDTETSAAPSATPAPAGVVAAPSAPAPVATPKVPFDWRGLWLQVVPPVLGVALLIGIWALLTIKDGTGFPTPAQTFDAAVQLFADPFYSNGPNDQGIGWNILNSLQRVALGFGLAAAVGIPLGFVIGRFEFFNRMFSPLISLLKPVSPLAWLPIGLLVFKSANPAAIWTIFICSIWPMVVNTAVGVQRVPQDYLNVAKVLNLSEWKVITKILLPSVLPYMLTGVRLSVGTAWLVIVAAEMLTGGVGIGFWVWDEWNNLNVKHIIIAIFVIGIVGLALEQLLIAVAKRFSFEG; from the coding sequence ATGGTCAGCGCCGTTTTTCACTCCCCGATGAGCCACACCTCCGACACCGAAACCTCCGCCGCCCCATCCGCCACGCCTGCGCCTGCGGGGGTTGTCGCGGCACCGTCGGCCCCGGCCCCTGTGGCCACGCCCAAAGTGCCGTTCGACTGGCGCGGTCTGTGGTTGCAGGTGGTGCCGCCGGTTCTCGGCGTGGCGCTGCTGATCGGCATCTGGGCCCTGTTGACGATCAAGGACGGCACCGGCTTTCCGACACCGGCACAAACCTTCGATGCCGCCGTCCAGCTCTTTGCTGATCCGTTTTACAGCAACGGGCCGAACGACCAGGGCATCGGCTGGAACATCCTGAACTCGCTGCAACGGGTGGCGCTGGGCTTTGGTCTGGCTGCTGCCGTGGGCATCCCGCTGGGGTTTGTCATCGGGCGCTTCGAGTTCTTCAACCGCATGTTCTCGCCGCTCATCAGCTTGCTCAAGCCGGTCAGTCCGCTGGCTTGGCTGCCCATCGGCCTGCTGGTGTTCAAGAGCGCCAACCCGGCCGCCATCTGGACGATTTTCATCTGCTCGATCTGGCCCATGGTGGTGAACACCGCCGTCGGGGTGCAGCGTGTGCCGCAGGACTACCTGAACGTCGCCAAGGTGCTCAACCTGTCCGAATGGAAGGTGATCACCAAAATTTTGCTGCCCTCGGTGCTGCCTTACATGCTGACGGGTGTGCGTCTGTCGGTGGGCACGGCTTGGCTGGTGATCGTGGCAGCGGAAATGCTGACCGGCGGCGTGGGCATCGGTTTCTGGGTGTGGGACGAGTGGAACAACCTCAACGTCAAGCACATCATCATCGCCATCTTCGTGATCGGCATCGTGGGTTTGGCGCTGGAGCAGTTGCTCATCGCGGTGGCCAAGCGCTTCTCGTTCGAAGGTTGA